The Balneola vulgaris DSM 17893 DNA window TCATTGATTGTCCACCTTCCTTAGGCTTATTAACTATTAATGCACTTACAGCCTCTGATTCGATTGTGATTCCAGTTCAGTGTGAGTATTTCGCACTAGAAGGATTAGGACAACTTCTTAATACCATCAAGATTGTAAGGCAGCATTTAAACCCTGAGTTAGATATCGAAGGCGTATTGTTAACGATGTATGATACTCGCACGCGTCTTTCTAATCAGGTAGCAGATGAAGTAAAAAGATATTTTGACGATCGCGTGTTAAAGACCGTGATCTCAAGAAACATTAGGCTTGCTGAGGCCCCAAGTTTTGGGAAACCGGCACTGCTTTATGATTCCACAAGTACGGGAAGTAAAAACTATTTATCTTTGGCCCGCGAGATTATAAAAAAGAATAGAAAGCTGTTTAAAGATAGTCCAGTACTTTCGAATTAGGAGATTAATATGGCTACAAAAAAAGTATTAGGGCGTGGATTAGGTGTCTACTTTCCTGAATACAAAGACGATAAAGAGGCATCACCGAAGAATGAAGAGCCTAAAAAGAAGACTGAAGAAGAAAAAGTAGAAGTAGAAGCAATTGACCCTGCTGAACTAGTAAATGTAGTTCTTCATGTACCTGTAGACCATATTAGAGCGAATCCACATCAGCCAAGAAAAGAATTTGATGAGGAGCGATTAGATGAACTCGCGAATTCTATTCAAGAACATGGCATTATTCAGCCAATTACCGTACGCTATCTTGGTGAAAAGAAATTTGAGCTCATTAGTGGTGAGCGACGTCTAAAGGCTTCAAAATTAGCTGGTTTATTAGAAATTCCAGCCTACATCCGTAAAGCGGATGATGAGCAAAGTATGGCTTTCGCTCTTATCGAGAATATTCAGCGTGAAGACTTAAATGCTCTTGAAGTAGCTTTAGCTTACAAACGATTGCTGGATGAATTCGACTATACTCAAGCTCAAGTAGCAGATAGAGTGGGAAAAAATCGGACTACAGTAACAAATATGTTACGACTGCTAACCCTGCCCGATTTCATTCAAAATGCACTCAAGAGAAATGAAATTTCGATGGGGCATGCTCGTGCTTTAGTAAGCTTAGAGCAGGAAGAAGACCAGCAGAAGCTGCTTAAAAAAGCCATAGCAAACGATTGGTCGGTGCGCCAGATGGAAGATCAAGTTCGAGTTATAGGAACTCCTAAAACCAAGAAAAAGCCTAAACAAAATGATAATGATCCATTCTATGAGGATATTTCATCTAGGCTGAGAAGAACCTTTAGTACCAAAGTTCAGGTTAAGCCAAAAGCGAATGGCGGTGAAATTAAAATTGAATATTATTCTGAAGACGATTTGGAGCGTATCCTTGGCCTCTTGGATACCATTTAAATCGCTTATTATAGCGTTCTTATTGCTGTTGAGTAGCCAAGATGTGGCAGCTCAATTTCAATCATACTCATCTCAAAAATTTTCAGCAGATGAGCGTTATTCAATTAGGTATTACTCTCAAGATAGCACGGTTACTCAGGAATACCCTGATCCCAAAATGGTATTTAGGCGTTCTTTGATTCTACCAGGGTGGGGACAAGTAACCAACAAACAAGTTTGGAAGGTGCCCATCGTGTATGGGTTGATTGGTGGGTTAAGTTATTACAGTGTGTATCTAACAAAAACCTATCACGATTATAGAGCGGCATATTATAATTCATTTGAAGAAAATACGGACCAGCGATTCGGCGCAACCCCAGAATATTTAGCGAATCAGAATGCTAGTTTTTTAAAATCGAGAAGAAATTTTTTACGGAATAGGCGCGACTTCATATATATAACCGTTGGATTAGCCTATTTACTCAATGCAGTGGATGCCTATGTATTCGCACATCTTCGTTCTTTTGATGTCTCTGACGATTTATCAATGAATGGTAGGTTCACTCCTGATGTTATAAGAACGCCTCTTACAGGCGAAGTCCCATCTATTACACTCACTTTAAGATTTTAGTATGAAAGAAAGACGTTATAAAGAAACGGTTCCGGATAATTTTAGCCCAAATAACAACAATGATATTTGGAGTGTTTTTAAAATTATGGGCGAGTTTGTTGATGGGTTCGATAAACTTTATCGAGTAGGACCGTGTATCTCAATTTTTGGTTCAGCACGTACTAAAGCAGGTAATAAATATTACGACCTTGCCGTAAAAACGGGTGAACTACTTGCAGATAAAGGCTTCGGTGTGATTACTGGGGGCGGACCTGGTATTATGG harbors:
- a CDS encoding ParA family protein, producing the protein MGKVISIANQKGGVGKTTTAINLAASLAAIEHPTLIIDIDPQSNTTSGLGIDVKTVTNSIYEVMIGSTETQDTIRSTELEFLDLVPAHINLVGAEIEMIDREDRERILDKAIGDLRDKYDFIIIDCPPSLGLLTINALTASDSIVIPVQCEYFALEGLGQLLNTIKIVRQHLNPELDIEGVLLTMYDTRTRLSNQVADEVKRYFDDRVLKTVISRNIRLAEAPSFGKPALLYDSTSTGSKNYLSLAREIIKKNRKLFKDSPVLSN
- a CDS encoding ParB/RepB/Spo0J family partition protein — encoded protein: MATKKVLGRGLGVYFPEYKDDKEASPKNEEPKKKTEEEKVEVEAIDPAELVNVVLHVPVDHIRANPHQPRKEFDEERLDELANSIQEHGIIQPITVRYLGEKKFELISGERRLKASKLAGLLEIPAYIRKADDEQSMAFALIENIQREDLNALEVALAYKRLLDEFDYTQAQVADRVGKNRTTVTNMLRLLTLPDFIQNALKRNEISMGHARALVSLEQEEDQQKLLKKAIANDWSVRQMEDQVRVIGTPKTKKKPKQNDNDPFYEDISSRLRRTFSTKVQVKPKANGGEIKIEYYSEDDLERILGLLDTI
- a CDS encoding DUF5683 domain-containing protein, translating into MASWIPFKSLIIAFLLLLSSQDVAAQFQSYSSQKFSADERYSIRYYSQDSTVTQEYPDPKMVFRRSLILPGWGQVTNKQVWKVPIVYGLIGGLSYYSVYLTKTYHDYRAAYYNSFEENTDQRFGATPEYLANQNASFLKSRRNFLRNRRDFIYITVGLAYLLNAVDAYVFAHLRSFDVSDDLSMNGRFTPDVIRTPLTGEVPSITLTLRF